The Sulfolobus sp. A20 genomic interval ATATCTTGGAATTGGACAAACTTATGATGATTTAATACCTTTTGATGCTAACTGGTTCATTAATAAGATATTTGAGTAATTTTAATACCCATTGCTCAAATAGGTTAATGTGAGCTCAAATAATAAAATAATAAATTGGTTTAGAAGGCTTAGAGAGGATTGGAATAGAATAATTACTGTCTCTAGAAAGCCTGATAGAAATTATTTCTCGTTAAACCTTAAAGTAACTTTGTTAGTATTAGCTGTTATAGGAGTCTTAGCTTATATCATACAATTAGTTTTAACGCTAATTGGGGTGTAAATTATTGGAAGAAAAACCATCGACAAGAAACTATTACGCAGTAAAGGTTACAGGGGGTCATGAAATAACGGTCGCATTAATGTTAGAGGAAAGAATAAAATCGAATAATATTAGAGGAGTTTACTCTATAATTGTTCCACCAAATTTAAAAGGATATGTCATAATTGAGGCTGAAGGGTTACACATAGTAAGATTATTAATATCGGGAATAAGAAATGCTAAAGGACTAGCTCAAGGATTATTACCTAGAGAGGAAATTCTGAAATTAGTATCGAAGAGGCAGATAGTGCTTACATTAAAGCCTGGAGACGTAGTAGAAGTAATCTCTGGGCCATTTAGGGGTACTCAGGCCCAGGTCGTAAGAGTCGAGGAATCTAAAGGAGAGGTAGTGTTAAATATCTTAGAATCTACATTTCCATTACAGGTAACAGTTCCATTAGACCAAGTTAGATTAACCAAAAGGTGAAGTAAGTTATGCCTACAAAATCCATTAAAATAGTCGTTGAAGGTGGAAATGTAAAACCAGGTCCGCCATTGGCACCTACATTATCTCAGCTAGGACTAAACGTTGGAGAAGTGGTGAAAAAGTTAAATGAGGCCACAAGCAGCTTCAAAGGCATGACAGTCCCAGTAACCCTTGAAGTTGATACTTCTACGAAAAAATATGACATAAAAGTTGGAATCCCTACTACGACTGCACTTTTATTGAAAGAAGTTGGAGCCAGTGAGCCCTCTGGTGATCCTAAAAATAAGAAAATTGGTAACCTATCACTGGAACAAATAGTTAAAGTGGCAATAATGAAAAAACCATCGCTTACTGCTAAATCTCTTAAGGCAGCTGTTAAATCGATAGTAGGTAGTGCTAGATCAATAGGTATAACTGTTGAAAACAAGGATCCCAAGGAAGTTATAAAGGAAATAGAAGAAGGCAAGTATAATGATTTATTATCCAAATATGAAAATCAATGGAATGAGGTGAAGGAATAAATGCCGATAGTCGGCAAGGATATAATCGAGAGTTCACTGAAAAATTCTTTGTCTCCAGAGAATAATCCTAAAAGGAATTTCGTGCAGAGTGTAGAGCTAATAGTAACTTTTAAAGATGTCGATATGAAGAAGGGAGATCTGAAGTTAAGGGAGATAATCGTATTGCCTAAGCCACCCGAGAAACCAAAAAAGGTTTTAGTAGTTCCCACTTTCCAGCAAATAGAATACGCCAAAAAAGCTGAACCTAACGTCATACTTACCAGAGAAGAGTTACAAAAGCTACAAGGCAACAAGAGGGCTGTTAAAAAACTAGCTAGACAAAACGATTGGTTCCTAATCTCAGCTGAGTCCATGTCTTTAGTTGGAAGAATACTCGGACCAGCATTAGGACCCAGAGGAAAATTCCCAACACCTCTGCCAAACACTGCAGATATTACCGAATATATCTTAAGATTTAAGAGATCTACTATTGTTAAGACTAAAGATCAACCTCAAACACAAACTTTCATAGGATTAGAAAATCAACAACCTTCGGATTTGGCTGAAAATGCTATAGCTGTGCTTAATGCAATAGAGAGCAAGGTTTCTCCTTCTAAAATCAGAAGCATCTATGTAAAAACGACAATGGGAAAAATAATTAAAGTCCCCATAAGGTGAAGGTTCATGGCTCTAGCATTAAAACAGAAAAAAATTCCCTCATGGAAGATCGAAGAAGTAAAGGAGCTCGAAGAGCTAATTAAAAATAGTAAGACAGTTTTAATAGCTAATCTTGAGGGTTTTCCCGCAGATAAATTACATGAAATTAGAAAGAAATTAAGAGGAAAGGCGGTCATAAAGGTTACTAAAAACAGTTTATTTGAAATCGCTGCTAAGAATGCGGGCATCGACATAGAAAAAATAAAAGGATATCTTACTGGTCCAAATGCGTTCATTTTCACTAATGATAATCCGTTTGCTATGAACATGTTCTTTGAGAACTATAAGTTAAGAAGATATGCGATGCCAGGAGACAAGGCTGAGGAAGATGTTATAATACCAGCTGGAGATACTGGAATGACCGCAGGACCAATATTAAGTGTATTTGGTAAATTAAAGGTACAAACTAGAGTTCAAGATGGAAAAGTTCATGTAGTTAAGGATACTTTAGTAGCTAAAAAAGGAGATCCTATACCAGTTGAAGCGTTACCTATATTACAGAAACTTGGAATAATGCCAACATTTGTAAAATTAAAGATTAAAATAGCTTATCATGAAGGTTTAGTAATTCCAGAAGAAAATTTAAAACTAGATTTAGACGCTTATAGAAGAAATATCGAAGAGGCTTATAGAAACGCATTTACGTTAGCTGTGGAAATTGCATATCCGGAAGCAGAAATATTAAGATTTACCATAACTAATGCTGTAAGAAAAGCCATAATGCTTGCGTCAGAATTAGGATACATAACACCAGAAACGGCTCAAGTAGTATTTGCTAGGGCAGTATCGAAAGCATATGCCTTAGCCTCGGCTATTAGTGGAAAGGTTGATTTAGGAATTCAGATACCCAAAGCAGAAACCAAACCACAAAGTCAAGAAAAGATAGAGGAGAAGAAAGAAGAGAAGAAAGAGGAAGAAAAGAAAGGACCAAGCGAAGAAGAAATTGGAGGCGGACTAGCATCACTTTTTGGGTGATAAAAAATTTATATATCTTAACCCAAAAAGAGTGAGTGTGAGATAAAAATGGAGTATGTCTATGCAAGTCTACTATTACATTCAGCTAAAAAAGAAATAAGTGAAGATAGTTTAAAGAATGTCCTTACAGCAGCTGGTATAAGTGTAGATGAGGTCAGATTAAAGGCTGTTGTAGCTGCATTAAAAGAAGTTAACATTGATGAAGTGTTGAAGAACGCTTCAGCAATGCCAGTAGCTGTAGCTGCAGCTCCGCAACAAGCTACGCAACAAGCACCTGCAGAGGAGAAGAAAGAAGAGAAGAAAGAGGAAGAAAAGAAAGGACCAAGCGAAGAAGAAATTGCAAGTGGGCTAGCATCCTTATTCGGATGAGCGTTTCTGATCTAGTATCACTAATAATTACTTCTAAACTTTTTTAATTTTCAATTAATTGAGGCTACAAAAAGTTATCTTTGACTAGGAAAATATCATAGATAACGCTATTTTATTTGAACAAATTCTTTATTGGCTAACTACCATCACATGCCGGAAAATATTCAGCACAGTTTATCTAGGGCAAGAATTGATAACAGACATCATAAATCAAACTAAGCTAATGACTTTTCATCATCGAAGCTATTATCTAAATTCGAATATTAATAAAAAATAAGTAAAATAGGCATATTCAATTACAACTTACATCTTAACTTGTAAAAAGTTACAAATTTGCTGGATGAGTAGTTAGTTAGATAGGAAAATCACAATATAATTAGGAAAAATAACAAGAACTTTGTGAAACTTGAAAACTGGCTTTACTTTTTAAGCTTTAATTACTTTCTTTTAGTATATGAAAGCAAGTGCTGATGAATATAGATTAAGTTTCTTTTTAAATAATGGATATCAAAGAAAAATTTGTAAAAATTGTCAGACTCCTTTTTGGACTAAAGATGAGAAGAGAGAAGTCTGTGCAGATATACCTTGTACTGACTATTACTTCTTCGATATACAAATCAAAAGTAATCCGTTAACCGTAAGAGAAGCAAGAGAGAAATTCTTATCTTTCTTTGAAAAGAGAGGGCACACTAGAATTCCTCCTAAGCCAGTCTTAGCTAGATGGAGAGAAGATTTGTACTTAACTATAGCCAGTATAGTCGATTTCCAGCCACATGTAACTAGCGGATTAGTTCCACCACCAGCTAATCCTCTAGTGATATCTCAACCAGCCATAAGGCTTGAAGATATTGACAACGTAGGAGTAACTTTTGGAAGACATTTAACAACATTTGAAATGGCAGCTCATCATGCATTTAATTACCCAGATAAATACATTTATTGGAAAGACGAAACTACTGAGTATGCTAAGGAGTTTTTCACTGAGGAAATAGGAATCCCAGAGAGCCAGCTTAATTTTAAGGAATCTTGGTGGGAGGGAGGAGGAAACGCAGGACCGTGTTTAGAAGTAACAGTTGGAGGGTTAGAACTAGCAACCTTAGTGTTTATGCAATACAAGATTGAAGAAAATGGAAACTATACACCTCTGAAATTAAAGATTGTTGATACCGGTTATGGAGTGGAAAGGATAGCTTGGATAACACAAAAGACTCCTACGGCATTCCACGCAATCTATGGTGACCTAGTTTATAAGTTTTTTAACAAAATTGGAGTCCCTTACGTAGATGATCAATTGCTTACTATATCCTCAAGGTTCGCTGGGCGTATAGATCCTGACAATCCAGATACTATAAAGACTCACAGAGAACTTGTAAGTAAAGAATTAAATGTAGATATTAAAAGAATTGACGAGGAGCTAACAAGGGCAGCAAGGGTTTTCCAGGTGCTCGATCACACTAAAACCATAATGATGATGCTAGCTGATGGTCTAGTTCCCTCTAATTCCGGTGAAGGTTATCTGGGAAGGCTGGTGATACGGAGGGCTCTAAGAGTATTAAAATTACTTGGATCTGATGTTAGACTTTATGAACTAGTAAAGGAGCAATTAGATTTCTGGAAAGAGGACTTTCCGCAAGTGTGGAAAAATAAAGATTATATTTTAGACGTCATTGAATTAGAGCAACAAAAGTTTGAGAACGTAGTAAGTAAAATACCTTCAATA includes:
- a CDS encoding 50S ribosomal protein L11, whose protein sequence is MPTKSIKIVVEGGNVKPGPPLAPTLSQLGLNVGEVVKKLNEATSSFKGMTVPVTLEVDTSTKKYDIKVGIPTTTALLLKEVGASEPSGDPKNKKIGNLSLEQIVKVAIMKKPSLTAKSLKAAVKSIVGSARSIGITVENKDPKEVIKEIEEGKYNDLLSKYENQWNEVKE
- a CDS encoding 50S ribosomal protein L10 encodes the protein MALALKQKKIPSWKIEEVKELEELIKNSKTVLIANLEGFPADKLHEIRKKLRGKAVIKVTKNSLFEIAAKNAGIDIEKIKGYLTGPNAFIFTNDNPFAMNMFFENYKLRRYAMPGDKAEEDVIIPAGDTGMTAGPILSVFGKLKVQTRVQDGKVHVVKDTLVAKKGDPIPVEALPILQKLGIMPTFVKLKIKIAYHEGLVIPEENLKLDLDAYRRNIEEAYRNAFTLAVEIAYPEAEILRFTITNAVRKAIMLASELGYITPETAQVVFARAVSKAYALASAISGKVDLGIQIPKAETKPQSQEKIEEKKEEKKEEEKKGPSEEEIGGGLASLFG
- a CDS encoding 50S ribosomal protein L1 codes for the protein MPIVGKDIIESSLKNSLSPENNPKRNFVQSVELIVTFKDVDMKKGDLKLREIIVLPKPPEKPKKVLVVPTFQQIEYAKKAEPNVILTREELQKLQGNKRAVKKLARQNDWFLISAESMSLVGRILGPALGPRGKFPTPLPNTADITEYILRFKRSTIVKTKDQPQTQTFIGLENQQPSDLAENAIAVLNAIESKVSPSKIRSIYVKTTMGKIIKVPIR
- the rpl12p gene encoding 50S ribosomal protein P1 — protein: MEYVYASLLLHSAKKEISEDSLKNVLTAAGISVDEVRLKAVVAALKEVNIDEVLKNASAMPVAVAAAPQQATQQAPAEEKKEEKKEEEKKGPSEEEIASGLASLFG
- a CDS encoding protein translocase SEC61 complex subunit gamma: MSSNNKIINWFRRLREDWNRIITVSRKPDRNYFSLNLKVTLLVLAVIGVLAYIIQLVLTLIGV
- a CDS encoding transcription elongation factor Spt5 gives rise to the protein MEEKPSTRNYYAVKVTGGHEITVALMLEERIKSNNIRGVYSIIVPPNLKGYVIIEAEGLHIVRLLISGIRNAKGLAQGLLPREEILKLVSKRQIVLTLKPGDVVEVISGPFRGTQAQVVRVEESKGEVVLNILESTFPLQVTVPLDQVRLTKR